A single region of the Sorghum bicolor cultivar BTx623 chromosome 7, Sorghum_bicolor_NCBIv3, whole genome shotgun sequence genome encodes:
- the LOC8070031 gene encoding protein PXR1: protein MEGEVATHHEPAKGKDKDHTEEAKPVKDKKEKKPKKEKKEKSKDKEKEKVGEITDAAKLRAKLEKLDAKIDDLKAKKQEIVARLLQLEGTSPAGGEAAPQPVTSG from the exons ATGGAAGGAGAAGTTGCAACTCACCACGAGCCAGCAAAGGGGAAGGACAAG GATCACACTGAAGAGGCGAAACCTGTGAAAGACAAGAAGGAAAAGAAGCcaaagaaggaaaagaaagagaagagcaaggacaaAGAAAAGGAGAAAGTTGGGGAGATCACCGACGCTGCCAAGCTGAGGGCCAAATTAGAGAAGTTGGATGCAAAGATCGATGACCTAAAGGCCAAGAAGCAAGAGATTGTGGCTCGACTCTTGCAGCTTGAGGGGACATCGCCAGCCGGTGGTGAAGCAGCTCCACAACCAGTGACTAGCGGGTGA
- the LOC8070030 gene encoding vacuolar protein sorting-associated protein 45 homolog isoform X2 → MVLITLVRDYIDRMLHDIPGMKVLVLDPQTVGMVSVVYSQSDLLRKEVFLVETMDNASSSRESMAHLKAVYFLRPSADNVQKLRRHLAMPRFAEYHLFFSSILKVPQIQILADSDEQEVVQQVQEFYADFCAIDPYHFTLNIQNNHIYMLPTVVDPPGMQSFCDRAVDGIASVFLALKRRPVIRFQRTSDVAKRIAQETARLMYEQESGLFDFRRTENSSLLLVIDRRDDPVTPLLNQWTYQAMVHELVGIENNKVDLRGFANVPKDQQEVVLSSVQDDFFRANMFENFGDLGMNLKRMVDDFQHLSKNSLNLQSIGDMAKFVSNYPEYRKTHGNVTKHVNLVSELSRIVEERKLMLVSQTEQELACTSGQAAAFEAVTSLLNNERVSDIDRLRSVMLYALRYEKESPVQLMQLFNKLASHSAKYKSGESCISFH, encoded by the exons ATGGTGCTGATCACTCTCGTCCGCGACTACATCGACCGCATGCTCCACGACATCCCGGGCATGAAGGTCCTCGTCCTTGACCCCCAAACC GTTGGGATGGTGAGCGTGGTGTACAGCCAGTCGGATCTGCTGCGGAAGGAGGTCTTCCTCGTCGAGACCATGGACAACGCCTCCAGCTCCAGGGAGTCCATGGCGCATCTCAAGGCCGTCTACTTCCTCCGGCCCTCCGCCGACAACGTCCAGAAGCTCCGCAGGCACCTCGCCATGCCGCGTTTCGCCGAGTACCACCTCT TCTTCTCCAGTATATTGAAAGTCCCGCAGATTCAAATACTTGCTGATTCGGATGAGCAGGAGGTTGTGCAGCAAGTTCAG GAGTTCTATGCTGATTTTTGTGCCATTGACCCATACCATTTcactctcaacatacaaaacaacCACATTTACATGCTCCCTACAGTGGTTGATCCTCCTGGTATGCAGAGCTTCTGTGATCGAGCTGTTGACGGCATTGCTTCTGTCTTCTTGGCCTTGAAGCGCCGGCCTGTTATTAGATTTCAGAGGACATCAGATGTTGCAAAAAGGATTGCACAGGAAACTGCG AGATTGATGTATGAGCAGGAGAGTGGCCTTTTCGATTTTAGACGAACAGAAAACTCTTCCTTGTTGTTGGTGATTGACAGGAGGGATGATCCTGTTACGCCTTTACTTAACCAGTGGACCTACCAG GCAATGGTTCATGAGCTGGTTGGAATCGAGAACAACAAGGTGGATCTTAGGGGATTTGCTAATGTACCTAAAGACCAGCAG GAGGTGGTTCTATCATCGGTTCAAGATGATTTTTTTAGAGCTAACATGTTTGAGAACTTTGGGGACCTCGGTATGAACCTCAAAAGAATGGTAGATGACTTTCAGCATCTTTCTAAGAACAGCCTTAATCTCCAGAGCATAG GTGACATGGCAAAGTTCGTGAGCAACTATCCAGAGTATCGAAAGACACATGGAAATGTAACGAAACATGTCAATCTGGTGAGCGAGCTGAGCAGAATTGTGGAGGAAAGGAAACTTATGCTAGTTTCACAGACAGAACAAGAGCTAGCATGTACTAGTGGACAAGCAGCAGCCTTTGAG GCTGTCACTTCCTTGCTAAACAATGAAAGGGTATCTGATATTGATCGCTTGCGATCAGTAATGCTCTATGCTTTGCGGTATGAAAAAGAGAGTCCAGTTCAATTGATGCAACTTTTCAACAAATTGGCTTCTCATTCTGCCAAATACAAGTCAGGG gagagttgcatatcatttcattaa
- the LOC8070030 gene encoding vacuolar protein sorting-associated protein 45 homolog isoform X1, which yields MVLITLVRDYIDRMLHDIPGMKVLVLDPQTVGMVSVVYSQSDLLRKEVFLVETMDNASSSRESMAHLKAVYFLRPSADNVQKLRRHLAMPRFAEYHLFFSSILKVPQIQILADSDEQEVVQQVQEFYADFCAIDPYHFTLNIQNNHIYMLPTVVDPPGMQSFCDRAVDGIASVFLALKRRPVIRFQRTSDVAKRIAQETARLMYEQESGLFDFRRTENSSLLLVIDRRDDPVTPLLNQWTYQAMVHELVGIENNKVDLRGFANVPKDQQEVVLSSVQDDFFRANMFENFGDLGMNLKRMVDDFQHLSKNSLNLQSIGDMAKFVSNYPEYRKTHGNVTKHVNLVSELSRIVEERKLMLVSQTEQELACTSGQAAAFEAVTSLLNNERVSDIDRLRSVMLYALRYEKESPVQLMQLFNKLASHSAKYKSGLVQFLLKQAGIDKRTGDLYGNRDLLNIARNMARGLKGVENVYTQHQPLIFQTMEGIVKGRLRDVDYPLVGNHFQQGRPQDVVIFVVGGTTYEEARSVALYNAANPGVRFFLGGSVVLNSKRFLEDLGEAQRISKSSTII from the exons ATGGTGCTGATCACTCTCGTCCGCGACTACATCGACCGCATGCTCCACGACATCCCGGGCATGAAGGTCCTCGTCCTTGACCCCCAAACC GTTGGGATGGTGAGCGTGGTGTACAGCCAGTCGGATCTGCTGCGGAAGGAGGTCTTCCTCGTCGAGACCATGGACAACGCCTCCAGCTCCAGGGAGTCCATGGCGCATCTCAAGGCCGTCTACTTCCTCCGGCCCTCCGCCGACAACGTCCAGAAGCTCCGCAGGCACCTCGCCATGCCGCGTTTCGCCGAGTACCACCTCT TCTTCTCCAGTATATTGAAAGTCCCGCAGATTCAAATACTTGCTGATTCGGATGAGCAGGAGGTTGTGCAGCAAGTTCAG GAGTTCTATGCTGATTTTTGTGCCATTGACCCATACCATTTcactctcaacatacaaaacaacCACATTTACATGCTCCCTACAGTGGTTGATCCTCCTGGTATGCAGAGCTTCTGTGATCGAGCTGTTGACGGCATTGCTTCTGTCTTCTTGGCCTTGAAGCGCCGGCCTGTTATTAGATTTCAGAGGACATCAGATGTTGCAAAAAGGATTGCACAGGAAACTGCG AGATTGATGTATGAGCAGGAGAGTGGCCTTTTCGATTTTAGACGAACAGAAAACTCTTCCTTGTTGTTGGTGATTGACAGGAGGGATGATCCTGTTACGCCTTTACTTAACCAGTGGACCTACCAG GCAATGGTTCATGAGCTGGTTGGAATCGAGAACAACAAGGTGGATCTTAGGGGATTTGCTAATGTACCTAAAGACCAGCAG GAGGTGGTTCTATCATCGGTTCAAGATGATTTTTTTAGAGCTAACATGTTTGAGAACTTTGGGGACCTCGGTATGAACCTCAAAAGAATGGTAGATGACTTTCAGCATCTTTCTAAGAACAGCCTTAATCTCCAGAGCATAG GTGACATGGCAAAGTTCGTGAGCAACTATCCAGAGTATCGAAAGACACATGGAAATGTAACGAAACATGTCAATCTGGTGAGCGAGCTGAGCAGAATTGTGGAGGAAAGGAAACTTATGCTAGTTTCACAGACAGAACAAGAGCTAGCATGTACTAGTGGACAAGCAGCAGCCTTTGAG GCTGTCACTTCCTTGCTAAACAATGAAAGGGTATCTGATATTGATCGCTTGCGATCAGTAATGCTCTATGCTTTGCGGTATGAAAAAGAGAGTCCAGTTCAATTGATGCAACTTTTCAACAAATTGGCTTCTCATTCTGCCAAATACAAGTCAGGG CTTGTTCAATTCCTCCTTAAGCAAGCTGGCATTGATAAGAGAACAGGCGACTTGTATGGGAACCGTGATCTGTTAAATATTGCTCGCAATATGGCTCGTGGGCTTAAG GGAGTTGAGAATGTCTACACCCAACACCAGCCTCTTATCTTCCAAACGATGGAAGGAATTGTGAAAGGGAGATTGCGAGATGTTGACTATCCACTTGTTGGCAATCATTTCCAGCAGGGCAG GCCTCAAGATGTTGTCATATTCGTTGTTGGAGGGACAACTTACGAGGAAGCAAGATCGGTAGCCCTTTATAATGCAGCAAATCCGGGAGTTCGTTTCTTCCTTGGAGGTTCAGTGGTTCTAAATTCAAAGAG ATTTCTTGAAGATTTGGGAGAGGCACAAAGGATATCAAAATCAAGCACTATAATATGA